One region of Chloroflexota bacterium genomic DNA includes:
- a CDS encoding peptide ABC transporter substrate-binding protein: protein MSGKRWAILLGLLIISSLILTACPAPEAEVVTVKETVVVTEEVTVVETVVVTEEKIVTEEKIVEVTPTPDASMEKTTMQWNLGSEPPTLDPSLATDNISVDLDENLFLGLTGFDEGGIIEPELATEWSISDDGLTWIFNMRDDGLWINFKPSTGITEQGPVTAHDIVYGVKRTCNPNTGSSYAYVDYIIAGCQELNTADVEGLGEEELQALLDGVGVEALDDYTIQFTLNTPAPYFPAIAGMWVNRPMPQATIEEFGEKWTEAGNIVTNGPYMLNEWFHSDSMTLEKNPTWYGWSDGTAPGNIDKVELFMIQEASTAFAMYEAGEMDTVPVPLPDMDRVKTDPVLSEELYIAPGVCTYYYGFVNTKPPMDDVLVRKALSAAIDRKTLVEFVTKGGQIPANTFALSNIFGNAAEDPDIAPWALSEEQGGWGYDKGLEQAKAWLAEAGYPDGEGFPTISIMHNTSEGHAAIAQAIQAMWKDGLGIDVSVENQEWRVFLDTIKKESPIEEVPHVFRMGWCADYPDQNNWVHEVFNTEAGSNRLRWDESANAPLAPNGMSFNELTVAAQRSTDPEERKALYKEAEMILSETAAAYTPIYYYTTVQVTKPYLDRTYYNLGGNRFETFVMDWEGKKDATGM from the coding sequence ATGTCCGGTAAACGATGGGCCATATTGCTTGGCCTGCTGATCATCTCCAGTTTGATCCTGACAGCCTGTCCAGCCCCAGAAGCAGAGGTCGTCACCGTAAAGGAAACGGTCGTAGTAACCGAAGAAGTGACCGTCGTCGAAACAGTCGTGGTAACCGAGGAGAAGATCGTCACCGAAGAAAAGATCGTCGAGGTCACGCCGACTCCAGATGCCAGCATGGAGAAGACCACCATGCAGTGGAATCTCGGCTCGGAACCTCCGACGTTGGATCCCTCGCTGGCCACCGACAATATCTCAGTTGACCTGGACGAGAACCTCTTTCTGGGTTTGACCGGCTTCGACGAAGGGGGCATCATCGAGCCGGAACTGGCCACCGAATGGAGCATCTCCGACGATGGCTTGACCTGGATCTTCAACATGAGGGATGATGGCTTATGGATCAACTTCAAGCCCAGCACCGGCATCACGGAACAAGGCCCTGTGACTGCCCACGATATCGTCTACGGCGTGAAGCGTACCTGTAACCCAAATACGGGATCGTCCTACGCTTATGTAGACTATATCATCGCCGGTTGCCAGGAACTGAACACGGCCGATGTGGAAGGCCTGGGTGAAGAGGAACTACAGGCATTGCTCGACGGTGTCGGCGTCGAGGCTCTTGACGATTACACGATTCAATTTACGTTGAACACACCGGCTCCCTACTTCCCGGCCATCGCCGGCATGTGGGTCAACCGCCCCATGCCCCAGGCCACCATCGAGGAATTCGGTGAGAAGTGGACCGAGGCGGGCAACATCGTCACCAACGGCCCCTACATGCTCAACGAGTGGTTCCACAGTGACAGCATGACGCTGGAAAAGAACCCCACCTGGTACGGCTGGAGCGACGGCACCGCGCCCGGCAACATCGACAAAGTCGAATTGTTCATGATCCAGGAGGCCTCCACCGCCTTCGCGATGTACGAGGCGGGCGAGATGGATACCGTTCCCGTGCCACTGCCTGACATGGATCGTGTCAAAACCGATCCTGTCCTGAGCGAAGAACTCTACATTGCGCCTGGAGTTTGCACCTACTACTACGGCTTCGTCAACACCAAACCCCCGATGGACGACGTGCTGGTGCGCAAGGCCCTCTCCGCCGCCATCGATCGCAAGACCCTGGTGGAGTTCGTGACCAAGGGTGGCCAGATTCCTGCCAACACCTTCGCTCTCTCCAACATCTTCGGCAACGCGGCCGAGGATCCCGACATTGCCCCGTGGGCGCTGTCGGAGGAGCAGGGTGGCTGGGGCTACGACAAGGGCCTTGAACAGGCCAAGGCGTGGCTGGCTGAAGCGGGCTACCCCGACGGTGAAGGTTTCCCGACCATCTCCATCATGCACAACACCTCCGAGGGGCATGCTGCCATCGCCCAGGCCATTCAGGCCATGTGGAAGGATGGCCTGGGAATCGACGTATCGGTCGAGAACCAGGAGTGGCGGGTGTTCCTGGATACCATCAAGAAGGAGTCGCCCATCGAGGAGGTGCCCCACGTCTTCCGCATGGGCTGGTGCGCCGACTACCCCGATCAGAACAACTGGGTCCACGAGGTATTCAACACCGAGGCTGGCTCCAATCGCCTGCGCTGGGACGAGAGCGCCAATGCGCCACTTGCCCCCAATGGCATGAGTTTCAACGAGCTGACTGTAGCTGCCCAGCGCAGCACCGATCCGGAAGAACGCAAGGCACTGTATAAGGAAGCTGAAATGATCCTCAGCGAAACTGCTGCTGCCTACACACCCATCTACTATTATACCACCGTTCAGGTAACCAAACCATACCTGGACCGAACCTACTACAACCTGGGCGGCAACCGCTTCGAGACCTTCGTGATGGACTGGGAAGGCAAGAAGGACGCAACTGGCATGTAA
- a CDS encoding M20 family metallopeptidase, with protein MPSHAMMTWLDSQLPRFLDDLRTFTAIDSGTYNPDGVNTIGSLMARRLTALGCTINRYPCRDQRLGDSVIGTLRGTGRARILLSGHMDTVYPQGTAASRPLVIEEGQAIGPGTCDMKGGLLAGLYALEALQLEGFSNFAEIIFFCNSDEEINSPCSEPGYLPLVRMADAALVLEAGWPMAPLPYGALTVARKAGGRFRLQITGIEAHAGSEFERGASATLALARKIDDLARLTGRWPGVTVNVGVIHGGVTHNTVAGNAYAEVDVRVGRAEDVPEVEQAIRAIAERCDVGGTQGQLEGAFMMPAMEPVASAWLAALAHREAAALGFSLSEFVSGGTSDASYMAAAGAPVLDGLGPVGAKDHSPAEYLLVDSIVPRTALLARLIMAIARETQH; from the coding sequence ATGCCTTCCCATGCCATGATGACCTGGCTCGATAGCCAGCTTCCCCGCTTCCTGGATGATCTTAGAACATTTACGGCGATCGACTCCGGCACCTACAATCCGGATGGCGTCAACACCATTGGCTCGTTGATGGCCCGCAGGCTCACAGCGCTCGGCTGCACCATCAACCGGTACCCATGCCGGGATCAACGTTTGGGGGATAGTGTCATCGGTACCTTGCGCGGGACTGGCAGGGCACGGATCTTGCTTTCAGGTCACATGGATACGGTCTATCCTCAAGGAACGGCCGCCAGCCGCCCCCTGGTGATCGAGGAGGGTCAGGCAATTGGACCGGGTACTTGCGACATGAAAGGGGGATTGCTGGCGGGCCTATATGCCCTGGAAGCACTGCAACTCGAAGGCTTCAGCAACTTCGCCGAGATCATATTCTTCTGCAACAGCGATGAAGAAATCAATTCCCCCTGCTCGGAACCAGGCTATCTGCCTCTGGTGCGAATGGCGGATGCAGCGCTGGTCCTGGAGGCGGGCTGGCCTATGGCGCCTCTGCCGTACGGTGCGCTTACAGTGGCGCGTAAGGCAGGAGGACGATTCCGGTTGCAAATCACGGGAATCGAGGCCCACGCGGGTTCCGAATTTGAGCGGGGAGCCAGTGCAACTCTGGCACTGGCAAGGAAAATCGATGACCTGGCCCGTTTGACGGGCCGGTGGCCCGGAGTCACGGTCAATGTGGGCGTGATTCACGGCGGCGTAACCCACAACACGGTGGCCGGTAACGCCTATGCAGAAGTCGACGTGCGGGTTGGCAGGGCCGAGGACGTGCCGGAGGTCGAACAGGCCATTCGCGCCATTGCAGAGCGCTGCGATGTCGGCGGCACCCAGGGACAACTGGAGGGGGCTTTCATGATGCCGGCAATGGAACCTGTCGCCAGTGCCTGGCTGGCTGCCCTGGCCCACCGGGAAGCAGCAGCATTGGGCTTTTCGTTATCGGAATTCGTGTCCGGTGGCACATCAGATGCCAGCTATATGGCAGCAGCCGGAGCGCCTGTATTGGATGGCCTGGGCCCGGTTGGCGCCAAGGACCACAGCCCTGCGGAATACCTGCTCGTCGACAGCATCGTCCCGCGCACTGCGTTGCTGGCACGACTGATCATGGCGATCGCGCGGGAAACGCAGCATTGA
- a CDS encoding integron integrase: MSGQPRRLLDQVRDLIRLKHYAYSTEKTYVQWIKRFILFHNKRHPRDMGRPEIEAFLTHLAVERNVKASTQNQAYSALLFLYREVLDIDPGFPIQAVRARKPRRLPTVLTREEVHLVIGYMSGIQQIQAQLLYGSGLRLMETLRLRTKDLDFARHQIIVRDGKGAKDRITMLPDSLVVPLREHLPRVKRLHDCDLAQGYGSVHMPYAFERKHRNASREWIWQYVFPSAKLSMDPRSGVTRRWHQSPSTLQKAVKRAASQTGITKRISCHTFRHSFATHLLEEGYDIRTVQELLGHKDVKTTMIYTHVLNRGGLAVRSPLDTWAPGSHSACRTKVSQRV; this comes from the coding sequence ATGTCAGGCCAGCCTCGACGACTCCTGGATCAGGTCAGGGATCTCATCCGGCTCAAACACTATGCCTACAGCACGGAGAAGACCTACGTCCAATGGATCAAGCGCTTCATCCTCTTCCACAACAAGCGCCATCCCCGCGACATGGGAAGGCCGGAGATCGAGGCCTTTCTCACCCACCTGGCCGTGGAGCGCAACGTGAAAGCCTCAACCCAGAACCAGGCCTACAGTGCATTACTGTTTCTCTATCGAGAGGTCCTGGATATCGATCCCGGTTTCCCGATCCAGGCAGTACGCGCTCGCAAGCCCAGACGTTTACCAACCGTGCTCACGCGGGAAGAGGTGCACCTCGTGATCGGCTACATGTCCGGTATTCAGCAGATCCAGGCCCAGCTACTCTACGGAAGCGGCTTACGCCTCATGGAAACCCTGCGGCTCCGCACCAAGGACCTGGACTTTGCCCGGCACCAGATCATCGTGCGGGACGGCAAAGGCGCGAAGGATCGCATCACCATGCTGCCCGACAGCCTCGTCGTGCCACTGCGAGAACACCTGCCGCGTGTCAAACGCCTCCACGACTGTGATCTCGCACAAGGCTACGGATCTGTCCATATGCCTTACGCCTTTGAGCGCAAGCATCGTAACGCCAGCCGGGAATGGATTTGGCAGTATGTGTTTCCCTCTGCAAAGCTGTCCATGGATCCCCGCAGTGGGGTGACTCGGCGCTGGCACCAGAGCCCGAGCACTTTGCAGAAAGCCGTTAAGCGCGCTGCCAGCCAGACCGGCATAACGAAACGCATTTCCTGCCACACTTTCCGTCACAGCTTTGCCACTCATCTTCTCGAAGAGGGCTACGACATTCGCACTGTACAGGAACTCCTCGGCCACAAGGATGTGAAAACCACCATGATCTACACCCATGTGCTCAACCGGGGCGGCCTGGCTGTAAGGAGTCCGCTGGATACCTGGGCCCCAGGGTCTCACTCAGCGTGCAGGACCAAGGTGTCCCAACGGGTGTAG